One Acidimicrobiales bacterium genomic region harbors:
- the hisH gene encoding imidazole glycerol phosphate synthase subunit HisH codes for MTLIAVLDYGIGNLRSAAKALERVGADAHLTADHGLIREAAGVVLPGVGNFGRCMEALEESELDEVALEAAFSGRPFLGICVGMQMLYHGSEETPNVPGLGVLPGVMRHLPEGVKRPQMQWNRLEMHHSSTLLAGLPPEDSWVYFVHSYAVEPDENTVATCDYGGPMAAVVERGALCATQFHPEKSGAVGLRILTNFVRNAVQSAEAA; via the coding sequence ATGACCCTCATCGCCGTCCTCGACTACGGCATCGGCAACCTGCGTTCGGCGGCCAAGGCGCTCGAACGGGTGGGTGCTGACGCCCATCTGACCGCCGACCACGGGCTCATCCGCGAGGCGGCGGGTGTGGTGCTGCCGGGCGTCGGCAACTTCGGTCGCTGCATGGAGGCGCTGGAGGAGAGCGAGCTCGACGAGGTGGCCCTGGAGGCGGCGTTCTCGGGCCGGCCGTTCCTGGGCATCTGCGTGGGGATGCAGATGCTGTACCACGGCTCGGAGGAGACGCCGAACGTGCCGGGCCTGGGGGTGCTGCCGGGTGTCATGCGCCACCTGCCCGAGGGCGTGAAGCGGCCGCAGATGCAGTGGAACCGCCTCGAGATGCACCACAGCAGCACCCTGCTGGCGGGCCTCCCGCCCGAGGACAGCTGGGTGTACTTCGTGCACAGCTACGCCGTCGAGCCCGACGAGAACACGGTCGCCACCTGCGACTACGGCGGTCCGATGGCGGCGGTGGTCGAGCGGGGGGCGTTGTGCGCCACCCAGTTCCACCCCGAGAAGTCGGGCGCGGTGGGCCTGCGCATCCTGACGAACTTCGTGCGCAACGCCGTGCAGTCGGCCGAAGCCGCGTGA
- the hisA gene encoding 1-(5-phosphoribosyl)-5-[(5-phosphoribosylamino)methylideneamino]imidazole-4-carboxamide isomerase, which produces MELYPAIDLLGGKCVQLYQGDYGRSRVYGDDPVAQAKAFAAEGAPWVHMVDLDAARTGSPRNRDLIAAVAGAVDVPVQTGGGVRDDAAAAALFDAGVRRVVVGTAALESPDWVRRLARRYPGGVAVGLDARGRDVAVRGWLEDSGRDVVDVAREFEDAGVAALVVTEIGRDGTLEGPALDQLAAVLEATSLDVVASGGVGSLDDLRALAALEVGARRLAGAIVGTAIYEGAFTVTEGVGASA; this is translated from the coding sequence ATGGAGCTCTATCCGGCGATCGACCTGCTGGGCGGCAAGTGCGTCCAGCTCTACCAGGGCGACTACGGCAGGTCGCGGGTCTACGGCGACGACCCGGTGGCGCAGGCCAAGGCGTTCGCTGCCGAAGGCGCCCCCTGGGTGCACATGGTCGACCTCGACGCCGCTCGCACCGGGAGCCCCCGCAACCGGGACCTGATCGCGGCGGTGGCGGGCGCGGTCGACGTCCCCGTGCAGACCGGCGGTGGGGTACGTGACGATGCCGCTGCCGCTGCCCTCTTCGACGCGGGCGTCCGTCGGGTGGTCGTCGGGACCGCCGCCTTGGAGTCGCCCGACTGGGTCCGCCGGCTGGCCAGGCGGTACCCGGGTGGCGTCGCCGTCGGCCTCGACGCCCGAGGGCGTGACGTGGCCGTCCGCGGCTGGTTGGAGGACTCCGGTCGCGACGTGGTCGACGTGGCCCGGGAGTTCGAGGACGCCGGCGTAGCGGCCCTGGTCGTCACCGAGATCGGCCGCGACGGCACGCTGGAGGGCCCGGCACTCGACCAGCTGGCCGCGGTGCTGGAGGCCACGTCGCTCGACGTCGTGGCGTCCGGCGGCGTCGGGTCGCTCGACGACCTGCGGGCGCTCGCAGCACTCGAGGTGGGCGCACGGCGGTTGGCCGGCGCGATCGTCGGTACCGCCATCTACGAAGGTGCCTTCACGGTCACCGAGGGGGTCGGGGCGAGTGCGTAG